A part of Candidatus Bathyarchaeota archaeon genomic DNA contains:
- the ilvN gene encoding acetolactate synthase small subunit, with protein sequence MEAGKTKVISVLVENKPGVLHMIANLFRRRNFNIESITVGPTEQADIARMTITVNEDEKTVDQVIKQVAKQIDVLKVGELEQGNFVMRELALVKVAVKDAKERSDTINFVDVFRGRIIDVSFDSLTVEITGTPDKIDAFLNLMKTFGIIELARTGITALARGAKSIRIDE encoded by the coding sequence ATGGAAGCTGGAAAAACCAAAGTCATATCTGTGCTAGTCGAAAACAAACCCGGTGTCCTACACATGATTGCGAACCTGTTTAGGCGCCGAAACTTCAACATCGAATCCATAACCGTTGGACCCACCGAGCAAGCAGACATTGCCCGTATGACCATCACTGTTAACGAGGACGAAAAAACCGTTGACCAAGTCATAAAGCAGGTAGCCAAGCAAATCGACGTGCTGAAAGTCGGCGAACTTGAGCAGGGTAACTTTGTCATGCGTGAGCTTGCCTTGGTTAAGGTTGCAGTTAAGGATGCTAAAGAACGCAGTGACACCATAAACTTCGTGGATGTCTTCCGGGGCAGAATCATCGATGTCTCCTTCGACAGCTTAACCGTGGAAATCACTGGCACACCCGACAAAATCGACGCGTTCCTTAACCTCATGAAGACCTTCGGCATCATTGAGCTTGCCCGCACTGGCATAACAGCGTTGGCACGAGGCGCAAAATCGATAAGAATCGACGAATAA
- a CDS encoding 3-isopropylmalate dehydratase large subunit, with product MNITEKILAKAAAKKEVHPGEIVDCNVDMVMVHDLTGPLAVEAFKKIGTPKVWDNKKVVVILDHQVPAESVKAAELHKTMRGFAKTQNLRFYEVGRGGICHQVMPENGHVLPGNVIVGADSHTCTYGAFGAFATGIGSTEAAAVMATGKIWFKVPSTIKVDVKGKFQRFVSPKDLILNIIGTLSVDGAIYRAAEFTGATIKAMSIAGRMTLCNMAVEMGAKNGIIAPDQATAEFLSGRVKELPDFKALQSDKDASYERTVEFDVAKLEPQIACPSSVDNVKPVSEVGDVPIDQAFIGSCTNGRLEDLQLAAQVMKGKKVKEGVRALVIPASQEVWKQANDEGLLQIFTEAGAIVCGSACGPCLGGHIGLLAAGETCLATSNRNFIGRMGSTQANVYLASPATVAASALTGKITSPLEVKA from the coding sequence ATGAACATTACAGAAAAAATCTTAGCTAAAGCCGCAGCCAAAAAAGAAGTGCATCCAGGCGAAATAGTCGACTGCAACGTCGACATGGTTATGGTGCATGACTTAACTGGCCCCTTAGCGGTGGAGGCATTCAAAAAAATAGGAACCCCAAAAGTTTGGGATAACAAAAAAGTAGTTGTAATCTTGGACCATCAGGTCCCCGCGGAATCCGTGAAAGCAGCGGAGCTCCACAAAACCATGCGCGGCTTCGCCAAAACCCAGAACCTCCGTTTCTACGAGGTCGGCCGAGGCGGCATCTGCCACCAAGTAATGCCTGAGAACGGACATGTTCTACCTGGCAACGTTATCGTGGGCGCAGACAGCCACACCTGCACCTATGGCGCCTTTGGCGCATTCGCCACCGGCATCGGCAGCACAGAGGCAGCGGCGGTTATGGCGACGGGCAAAATCTGGTTCAAGGTGCCCTCAACCATCAAGGTAGATGTGAAGGGCAAATTCCAACGCTTCGTTTCCCCCAAAGACCTGATATTAAACATCATTGGCACATTGAGCGTTGACGGCGCCATATACAGAGCCGCCGAGTTCACGGGGGCAACTATCAAAGCGATGAGCATAGCGGGCAGAATGACGCTGTGCAACATGGCGGTGGAGATGGGTGCCAAAAACGGCATAATCGCCCCCGACCAAGCAACAGCCGAGTTCCTATCAGGCAGAGTTAAAGAGTTACCTGACTTCAAAGCACTGCAAAGCGACAAAGACGCCAGTTATGAGCGCACCGTTGAATTCGACGTAGCTAAACTGGAGCCTCAGATTGCCTGTCCGAGTTCAGTTGACAACGTTAAACCCGTCTCTGAAGTTGGGGACGTGCCGATTGATCAGGCTTTCATCGGAAGCTGCACCAACGGTAGACTGGAGGACCTGCAGTTAGCGGCGCAGGTTATGAAGGGCAAAAAAGTCAAAGAAGGCGTCCGCGCCCTAGTTATCCCCGCATCGCAGGAAGTCTGGAAACAGGCAAACGATGAGGGATTGCTACAAATCTTCACTGAAGCAGGCGCCATCGTCTGCGGCAGCGCATGCGGTCCCTGTCTAGGCGGCCACATCGGCTTATTAGCAGCGGGAGAAACATGCCTGGCCACATCGAATCGTAACTTCATCGGGCGCATGGGCAGCACCCAAGCCAACGTCTACTTAGCCTCACCTGCCACGGTCGCAGCATCCGCGTTAACCGGCAAAATCACCAGTCCCCTGGAGGTTAAAGCATAA
- the ilvB gene encoding biosynthetic-type acetolactate synthase large subunit — protein MTKMNGAQALLESLERQKVDIIFGILGGAILPVYDELCSHPKIRHVLARHEQCAAHEAEGYAKASGRVGVCMATSGPGATNLVTGIANAYMDSSPVVALTGQVPSSGVNTSYMIGKDAFQEADIIGIATAVTKYSYQPRRIDEIPQMVNNAFYLASTGRPGPVLIDLPKNIQAGIAEVEPTNKISLRGYKLVTEPKPQKISEASDLLAKAERPIILAGGGVISSGASDEIVAMSDLLMAPVATTFMGKGAFPEGHPLSLGSIGMHGNPAANRLIGEADVLLAVGTRFSDRATANLDTFAPDAKKIHIEIDNAEINKNIEIDVPIVADAKKAMRALLQATQEKLKKGEGTAWTKRVKETKEQLSPLLKDRPLDVVPKHLLFALRELLPENGIVTTEVGQNQMWSALYFNALKPRTFISSGGLGTMGFGFPAAIGAKAACPSQPVVDIAGDGSFIMSEQELACSVTENLPVVVIVLNNGVLGMVAQWQRTLYERRYNAVKLGKSPDMVKLAQAYGAEGFRVGSIEEFQKAVKTALASNVTTVIDVPIGSETDVVPFVPPGCGLPQQRGDY, from the coding sequence ATGACTAAAATGAACGGTGCCCAGGCACTACTAGAATCCCTTGAAAGACAAAAAGTGGACATAATCTTCGGCATCTTAGGCGGAGCTATCCTTCCAGTATACGACGAACTCTGCAGCCACCCCAAAATCCGCCACGTCCTCGCACGCCATGAACAATGCGCGGCGCATGAAGCTGAAGGCTACGCTAAGGCAAGTGGACGCGTCGGTGTCTGCATGGCAACCAGCGGCCCCGGAGCCACCAACCTAGTCACAGGCATCGCTAACGCCTACATGGACTCTTCGCCGGTTGTTGCGTTAACGGGGCAGGTGCCATCCAGCGGCGTCAACACCAGCTACATGATTGGCAAAGACGCCTTCCAGGAAGCCGACATCATCGGCATAGCCACCGCAGTCACCAAATACAGCTACCAGCCCCGCCGAATAGACGAAATCCCCCAGATGGTTAACAACGCCTTCTACTTGGCCTCCACAGGGCGTCCTGGGCCTGTTCTAATTGATTTGCCTAAGAACATTCAGGCAGGCATAGCAGAGGTTGAACCCACCAACAAAATCAGCCTACGAGGCTACAAACTAGTCACCGAACCCAAACCGCAAAAGATCAGCGAAGCCTCAGATTTGCTGGCTAAAGCAGAGCGTCCCATCATACTGGCAGGAGGAGGCGTTATCTCTTCAGGGGCATCTGACGAAATCGTGGCGATGTCTGATTTGCTGATGGCGCCGGTGGCAACTACGTTTATGGGTAAAGGAGCGTTCCCCGAGGGGCATCCGCTGTCGCTGGGCAGCATAGGCATGCATGGTAACCCCGCAGCCAACAGGCTAATCGGCGAGGCAGATGTGCTGCTGGCAGTGGGCACACGCTTCAGCGACCGCGCAACCGCTAATCTTGACACCTTCGCACCCGACGCCAAAAAGATACATATAGAAATCGATAATGCAGAAATCAACAAGAACATCGAGATAGATGTGCCCATAGTGGCGGACGCCAAGAAAGCCATGCGGGCGCTGCTGCAAGCCACTCAAGAGAAGCTCAAAAAAGGCGAAGGCACTGCCTGGACAAAGCGGGTTAAAGAGACCAAGGAGCAACTGAGCCCCCTGCTGAAGGATCGCCCCCTCGACGTTGTTCCCAAGCATCTGCTGTTTGCGTTACGTGAGCTTCTGCCGGAAAACGGAATCGTCACCACTGAAGTGGGGCAGAACCAGATGTGGTCTGCACTGTACTTTAATGCCCTTAAACCCCGCACCTTCATCAGCAGCGGCGGACTTGGAACCATGGGCTTTGGTTTCCCCGCAGCCATAGGCGCCAAAGCCGCGTGTCCCAGCCAGCCCGTCGTGGACATTGCAGGCGACGGCAGCTTCATCATGTCCGAGCAGGAGCTGGCATGCAGTGTTACAGAGAACCTCCCCGTGGTGGTTATCGTGCTAAACAACGGTGTGTTAGGTATGGTGGCGCAGTGGCAGAGAACCCTTTATGAGCGCCGCTACAACGCCGTCAAATTAGGCAAGTCCCCCGATATGGTTAAGCTGGCACAAGCCTACGGTGCAGAGGGATTCCGCGTGGGCAGCATCGAGGAGTTCCAAAAAGCAGTTAAGACAGCACTCGCTAGTAATGTTACGACGGTGATCGATGTGCCCATCGGCTCAGAAACCGACGTCGTGCCATTTGTGCCGCCGGGCTGCGGTCTACCACAGCAGAGAGGAGACTACTAA
- a CDS encoding 2-isopropylmalate synthase, with amino-acid sequence MTENRTIRILDTTLRDGEQTPGVSLTSEDKIEIARQLSLLGVDIIEAGFPSSSEGERKVVKEIAKLGLTSKICALSRCTRKDIDAALGCDVDLIHVFIPTSPVQMKHAVNMTPEQVQAAAVDSIEYVKKHGVKCEFSPMDATRTEKPFLRQICLAAQDAGMDSLNTPDTVGCMIPKTTFEFFKELKSYIKVPVSAHCHNDFGLATANSLAAVEAGADQIHTAVNGLGERAGNAALEEIVTTLHVVYNYKTNVNTRLLYSTSRMVSSLTGINVQVNKAIVGENAFAHESGIHTRGVTEQPLTFEPISPELVGRTRKLVAGKLAGTRGIQAELAEIGINPSGEQLAEIVKRVKELGDKGKMVTDADLIALTSAVMGEVGGEKRIVDLCDMAVVTGIKVIPTASVRLMLDGKEYVAAETGVGPVDAVLKAIQKLTSNLEKIRLSEYRLEAITGGSNAVAEVIIKVEDEKGNIVSARAAREDIVMASVEAMINGINKCLLKNRSQVKKQ; translated from the coding sequence ATGACTGAAAACCGAACTATCCGCATATTGGATACCACACTACGAGACGGGGAACAAACCCCCGGTGTTTCTTTAACTTCTGAAGACAAAATCGAAATCGCTCGCCAGCTCAGCCTGTTGGGCGTCGACATAATCGAGGCAGGTTTCCCCAGCAGCTCAGAGGGCGAACGCAAAGTCGTCAAAGAAATCGCAAAGCTGGGTTTAACCTCGAAAATCTGCGCGCTATCCCGATGCACAAGAAAAGACATCGACGCGGCGTTAGGATGTGACGTTGACCTGATTCACGTGTTCATACCCACCTCGCCTGTTCAGATGAAGCACGCCGTCAACATGACGCCTGAGCAGGTTCAAGCAGCCGCCGTAGACTCAATCGAATACGTCAAGAAGCATGGGGTGAAATGCGAATTTTCACCCATGGACGCTACACGCACCGAAAAGCCTTTTCTGCGCCAAATCTGTTTAGCCGCACAGGATGCAGGAATGGACAGCCTAAACACGCCAGACACAGTCGGCTGCATGATCCCCAAAACAACTTTTGAGTTCTTCAAGGAGCTAAAGAGCTACATCAAGGTTCCAGTCAGCGCTCACTGCCACAACGACTTCGGCTTAGCAACAGCCAACAGTCTGGCAGCAGTTGAAGCAGGAGCCGATCAAATCCACACAGCAGTCAACGGACTTGGCGAACGCGCAGGCAACGCGGCGCTGGAAGAAATCGTCACCACCCTGCATGTGGTCTACAACTACAAAACCAACGTGAACACAAGGTTGCTCTACAGCACCAGCCGCATGGTTTCCTCGTTGACAGGCATAAACGTGCAGGTTAACAAAGCCATAGTCGGCGAAAACGCATTCGCCCACGAATCTGGCATCCACACCCGAGGCGTAACCGAGCAGCCCCTCACCTTTGAACCCATCAGCCCTGAACTCGTCGGCAGAACCCGCAAACTCGTCGCGGGCAAACTGGCGGGGACACGCGGCATCCAGGCGGAGCTAGCGGAAATCGGCATCAACCCCAGCGGGGAACAGCTTGCCGAAATCGTTAAGCGCGTCAAGGAACTGGGTGACAAAGGCAAAATGGTGACCGACGCCGACCTCATCGCGTTAACTTCGGCGGTTATGGGTGAAGTGGGTGGGGAAAAGAGAATCGTGGACCTCTGCGATATGGCTGTTGTCACGGGCATAAAAGTTATCCCGACGGCTTCGGTGCGGTTGATGCTGGACGGAAAGGAATATGTTGCCGCAGAAACCGGCGTTGGCCCCGTCGATGCAGTGCTCAAAGCCATCCAGAAGTTAACCAGCAACCTCGAGAAGATCCGACTCAGCGAATACCGCTTGGAAGCCATCACCGGCGGCTCCAACGCAGTTGCAGAAGTCATCATAAAAGTCGAGGACGAAAAAGGCAACATCGTATCTGCACGCGCCGCCAGAGAAGACATCGTTATGGCGTCGGTTGAAGCAATGATAAACGGTATAAACAAGTGCCTACTTAAGAATCGTAGTCAGGTTAAGAAGCAATGA
- a CDS encoding nucleotidyltransferase domain-containing protein produces the protein MEQKDYKFEIVLTLLQEKNHIRAIANKLGTNHMIIVRKMRELLDSNVVDFLQEGKNKTYFLKKTVEAKCHVHMAEYYKKLQTIEKYPSLRAIIEKLENDQRVQLAVIFGSYAKYTADKGSDIDIFIETQDKALRDELARTDSRLSLKIGTYQKESALIREIEKSHVVLKGVEKFYEKNRFFD, from the coding sequence ATGGAACAAAAAGATTACAAATTCGAGATAGTACTCACCCTCCTCCAAGAAAAAAACCACATACGCGCGATCGCCAACAAACTGGGCACAAACCACATGATCATAGTACGAAAAATGCGCGAGCTACTTGACTCAAACGTAGTCGACTTTCTCCAAGAAGGAAAAAACAAAACATACTTCCTAAAAAAAACCGTAGAGGCAAAGTGCCATGTGCATATGGCTGAATACTACAAAAAGCTACAAACCATAGAGAAGTATCCATCGCTAAGGGCAATCATCGAGAAACTTGAAAATGACCAAAGAGTCCAGTTAGCGGTTATTTTCGGGTCATACGCAAAGTACACTGCCGACAAAGGAAGCGACATTGATATTTTCATAGAAACCCAAGACAAGGCTCTAAGAGATGAGTTGGCGAGGACTGATTCTAGGTTAAGCTTAAAAATAGGCACCTACCAAAAAGAGTCAGCATTGATTAGGGAGATTGAAAAAAGCCATGTTGTGCTAAAGGGCGTCGAAAAGTTCTATGAAAAAAATCGGTTTTTTGACTAA
- a CDS encoding isocitrate/isopropylmalate dehydrogenase family protein yields MTEYKISLIPGDGIGPELSEATLKVLQASEKKFGLKFKILECPAGDIALETLGAALPAATVETIKGSHACMKGPVGESAADVIVKLRYIFDLYANLRPIKTYPAVEAARPNIDMMFVRENTEDVYKGLEFTIGNDTTLCLRVITRQNSTRIAKKAFEIARLRNGKKKVTAIHKANVMRVTDGLFRDVCREVAKGYPDIAFNELYVDAASMRLIKEPESFDVLCTCNMFGDILSDEAAQLVGGLGMAPGANVGDNFGLFEPIHGSAPNRAGKHTANPLSMVLSAKLMLDWLGEKYQDQKCIKAASAIEQGVVYVLENRQGVSDLGGKATTVGMAEAIAAAMPAGK; encoded by the coding sequence ATGACCGAATACAAAATATCCTTAATTCCCGGCGACGGCATCGGTCCTGAACTATCCGAAGCCACGCTGAAAGTGCTACAGGCATCTGAGAAAAAGTTTGGTTTAAAATTCAAAATATTGGAGTGCCCAGCAGGCGACATCGCCCTTGAAACACTCGGCGCCGCACTTCCTGCAGCGACCGTGGAAACCATCAAGGGCAGCCACGCCTGCATGAAGGGCCCAGTGGGCGAATCCGCCGCAGACGTTATCGTTAAGCTCCGCTACATCTTTGACCTCTATGCTAACCTGCGTCCAATCAAAACTTACCCTGCAGTTGAGGCTGCACGACCAAACATCGACATGATGTTTGTACGCGAAAACACCGAAGACGTCTATAAGGGCTTAGAATTCACCATCGGCAACGATACCACCCTGTGTCTACGCGTTATCACGCGGCAGAACAGCACCCGCATTGCCAAGAAAGCCTTCGAGATTGCAAGGCTACGCAACGGCAAAAAGAAAGTCACTGCTATACACAAAGCCAATGTTATGCGTGTCACCGACGGCCTGTTCCGTGATGTATGCCGCGAAGTCGCCAAAGGCTACCCAGACATCGCATTTAACGAACTTTACGTAGACGCAGCGTCGATGCGCCTCATCAAAGAACCCGAAAGCTTCGATGTGCTCTGCACATGCAACATGTTCGGCGACATCCTCAGCGATGAAGCTGCACAACTTGTCGGCGGCTTAGGCATGGCTCCAGGCGCAAACGTAGGCGACAACTTCGGCTTATTCGAACCCATCCACGGCAGCGCCCCTAACCGCGCAGGCAAACACACCGCCAACCCGCTTTCCATGGTGCTTTCGGCAAAGCTGATGCTGGATTGGCTAGGCGAGAAGTACCAGGACCAAAAATGCATTAAAGCAGCCTCCGCCATAGAACAGGGCGTAGTCTATGTGCTGGAAAACCGTCAGGGCGTTTCAGACTTAGGCGGAAAAGCCACGACCGTGGGAATGGCCGAGGCTATAGCCGCAGCTATGCCTGCAGGCAAATAG
- the pheA gene encoding prephenate dehydratase, whose product MKVTYQGESGAYSEMAVYKFFGAKTEPVPCRDFRDVFESVKSGSVPHGVVPIENSIEGSVNQNYDLFLAYDLKVCGEVAVKLAHVLIGNPDTRLDAVKTVYSHPQALAQCRRYLEKQQWQVIPAYDTAGAVKIIKEDHLTDAAAIASEKAADLYGMKILARDIADNPSNYTRFLVLGTEDAAPTGDDKTSIIFSAKHEPGTLYHALGEFASRNINLSRIESRPTKTTAWQYNFYLDFEGHRTEKRCAEALSALEKYATFVKILGSYPRVI is encoded by the coding sequence ATGAAGGTAACCTATCAGGGCGAAAGCGGCGCTTACAGCGAGATGGCGGTTTACAAGTTCTTCGGCGCCAAAACCGAGCCTGTGCCCTGCAGGGACTTTCGGGATGTCTTTGAATCTGTCAAGTCAGGCTCCGTGCCGCATGGCGTGGTGCCTATCGAGAACTCCATTGAGGGCAGCGTCAACCAGAACTACGATCTCTTCCTCGCCTACGACCTTAAAGTCTGCGGGGAAGTCGCCGTGAAGCTTGCCCATGTCCTCATCGGTAACCCCGACACCAGGCTTGACGCCGTAAAAACCGTTTATTCGCATCCGCAGGCGCTGGCGCAGTGCCGCCGCTACCTCGAAAAGCAGCAGTGGCAAGTTATCCCCGCCTACGACACCGCAGGCGCAGTTAAAATCATCAAGGAAGACCACTTAACCGACGCTGCAGCCATCGCATCGGAGAAAGCCGCGGACCTCTACGGCATGAAAATCCTCGCCCGCGACATCGCCGACAACCCCAGCAACTACACCCGCTTTCTTGTGCTGGGAACCGAAGACGCAGCTCCCACAGGAGACGACAAAACCAGCATCATCTTCAGTGCTAAGCATGAACCCGGAACCCTCTACCATGCACTGGGCGAGTTTGCGTCCCGAAACATTAACCTTAGCCGCATCGAATCGCGCCCCACCAAAACCACCGCGTGGCAATACAACTTTTACCTTGACTTCGAGGGGCACCGAACCGAGAAGCGCTGCGCTGAGGCGCTATCGGCGCTGGAGAAATATGCGACGTTTGTGAAAATTCTTGGCTCTTACCCTCGCGTTATCTAG
- a CDS encoding 3-isopropylmalate dehydratase small subunit, translated as MESKIQAKAVVFGNNIDTDVILPGKYLILVDPYDLAKHALEGLDTTFVDKAKEGVILVGGKNFGCGSSREQAPLALKYSGVKCVIAESFARIFFRNAINIGLPVIECKGISGAVKTGDSLAVDFEAGKIENLSNGKKFQFEKLPPFILEILADGGLIENLRRRMKK; from the coding sequence ATGGAAAGCAAAATCCAAGCTAAAGCCGTAGTCTTCGGCAACAACATCGACACCGACGTCATCTTGCCCGGCAAATACCTAATCCTAGTTGACCCCTATGACCTAGCCAAGCATGCACTGGAAGGCTTAGACACCACTTTTGTGGATAAAGCCAAAGAGGGCGTTATCCTAGTCGGCGGCAAAAACTTCGGCTGCGGCTCCAGCAGAGAGCAGGCACCACTAGCGCTCAAGTACAGCGGCGTAAAATGCGTTATCGCAGAATCCTTCGCGCGCATCTTCTTCCGCAACGCAATCAACATTGGTTTGCCGGTAATTGAATGCAAAGGCATATCAGGTGCGGTTAAGACTGGCGATTCGTTAGCCGTGGACTTTGAAGCTGGAAAGATAGAGAACCTGTCTAACGGCAAAAAGTTCCAGTTCGAGAAACTACCGCCTTTCATCTTAGAAATCTTGGCGGACGGCGGATTAATCGAGAATTTACGACGGAGAATGAAGAAATGA
- a CDS encoding PQQ-binding-like beta-propeller repeat protein produces the protein MEKNKLKKATAISITLLFLASSLLIVGTTAQTERKFTPYLSFRPNPVGVDQTVLVNFWTSPSYNVQLHDYTITITDPNGKKEVIKMDPVKTDATAWFEFVPEIVGNYTLQFTHPKETIENFTYPEVATKEQLLVVQEEPVANWPSTPLPTDYWTRPISFLNREWWPITGDWPWYGSGTVDPLWYQYNPDTNPTWNAIYRFTPWVQGPESAHIAWKRQLTLGGLMGGDYAIGVENLDIYSQSTSWARPDIIYDGRAYQTYTKAGAGPAAASYWGCYDTRTGALIWERALATGETSPLYIEYQAKIKPSGGGDAESAGALLLAISGGYMRKYDPFTGAMSVNRTLPGNLTGTGGTYYMNAHCLYVQNLGNSIPADQRYRLINWTTSGNGAIVSNTSYARSALPTYIDWNVGKGAVVTTGNVEGVNLLTGASLWNATFTETQWQTVHIADHGKIAVLMYGGYWKAWNLNSGQLEWTSEKMDYPWDEPPFGAYATMSAYGLLLRPGYSKIYAFNWSTGAIQWTYTAPAKYPYDSPYVNSEGESVYPWNVEGWIADGKLYMYNTEHSATVPITRGWGLHCINMTTGEGIWNVTISGAASKHSSDLRVVAEGYLFHFSGDGYMYVFGKGLSETTVAAPASAVKVGEAFTITGTVLDMSPAQEGTPAISDEYMGSWMEYIHLQQAKPADATGVTVTLTAIDPNNNYINLGEATTNTDGTYGFSWAPEVPGLYRITATFAGTDSYGSSSATTYMSAVYPPDNSTPVPTPEPPSMADLYFVPAIAGMMAMILIIGAVLAILVLKKRP, from the coding sequence ATGGAAAAAAACAAATTAAAAAAGGCAACAGCCATAAGCATTACATTGCTATTTCTGGCATCAAGTTTACTAATAGTAGGCACAACAGCGCAGACAGAAAGAAAATTCACGCCCTACCTCAGCTTTAGACCCAACCCCGTCGGAGTAGATCAAACGGTACTGGTGAACTTTTGGACATCCCCCTCATACAACGTCCAGCTCCATGACTATACCATTACAATCACAGACCCCAACGGCAAAAAAGAAGTCATAAAAATGGATCCAGTCAAGACAGATGCAACCGCATGGTTTGAGTTCGTACCTGAAATCGTCGGCAACTACACGCTCCAATTCACTCACCCCAAGGAAACAATCGAAAACTTCACCTATCCCGAGGTAGCCACCAAAGAGCAGCTGCTCGTAGTTCAAGAAGAACCCGTCGCAAATTGGCCTTCGACTCCACTTCCAACTGATTATTGGACTAGACCAATATCGTTTTTGAATCGAGAATGGTGGCCTATAACAGGTGACTGGCCATGGTATGGGTCTGGAACAGTGGATCCTTTATGGTACCAGTACAACCCTGACACGAACCCGACTTGGAACGCAATTTACCGTTTCACACCATGGGTTCAAGGACCAGAAAGCGCCCACATTGCATGGAAACGGCAGCTTACCTTAGGCGGGTTAATGGGCGGAGACTACGCTATCGGCGTGGAAAACCTCGACATCTATTCCCAGAGCACTTCATGGGCTAGACCCGACATTATCTATGACGGACGAGCATACCAAACCTACACTAAAGCCGGCGCAGGGCCAGCAGCAGCCTCTTACTGGGGATGCTATGACACCCGCACAGGCGCATTAATCTGGGAACGGGCACTGGCAACCGGCGAAACCTCACCGCTATACATTGAGTACCAAGCAAAAATCAAGCCCTCAGGCGGCGGCGACGCGGAATCAGCAGGCGCACTGCTCTTAGCCATCAGCGGCGGATACATGAGAAAATATGATCCCTTCACTGGAGCCATGTCAGTTAACCGTACACTCCCCGGTAACCTAACAGGAACAGGCGGCACCTACTACATGAATGCTCACTGCCTCTACGTACAAAACCTAGGCAACTCGATACCCGCAGACCAACGATACCGCTTAATTAACTGGACAACAAGCGGCAACGGTGCAATCGTAAGCAACACTAGCTATGCACGAAGCGCTCTGCCAACCTACATCGACTGGAACGTAGGTAAAGGCGCAGTAGTAACAACCGGCAACGTAGAAGGCGTTAACCTGCTAACAGGCGCGTCTCTTTGGAATGCAACCTTCACCGAAACTCAATGGCAAACAGTACACATCGCTGACCACGGAAAAATTGCTGTTCTAATGTACGGCGGATACTGGAAAGCATGGAACCTAAACAGCGGACAGCTAGAATGGACAAGCGAAAAAATGGATTATCCTTGGGATGAACCTCCGTTTGGCGCTTACGCGACAATGTCTGCTTACGGTCTACTTCTGCGTCCCGGCTACTCGAAGATTTACGCATTCAACTGGTCTACAGGCGCGATACAGTGGACATACACGGCACCGGCGAAGTACCCATACGATTCACCCTACGTTAACTCGGAAGGCGAAAGCGTATATCCCTGGAACGTTGAAGGCTGGATCGCTGACGGAAAACTATACATGTACAACACCGAGCACTCAGCCACTGTACCCATCACCCGAGGCTGGGGACTCCACTGCATAAACATGACAACAGGCGAAGGCATATGGAACGTAACAATATCTGGCGCAGCATCCAAACACAGTTCAGACCTGCGTGTTGTCGCTGAAGGATACCTATTCCACTTTAGCGGCGACGGCTACATGTACGTCTTCGGCAAGGGCCTAAGTGAAACAACAGTTGCTGCGCCCGCGTCGGCGGTAAAGGTAGGCGAAGCTTTCACCATAACCGGCACAGTCTTGGATATGTCACCGGCACAGGAAGGAACCCCCGCTATATCTGACGAATACATGGGTTCGTGGATGGAGTACATACACCTGCAGCAGGCAAAACCGGCAGATGCAACAGGCGTAACTGTAACCTTAACAGCCATCGACCCCAACAACAACTACATCAACCTCGGAGAAGCCACAACCAACACCGATGGAACCTACGGCTTTTCGTGGGCTCCCGAAGTCCCCGGATTATACCGCATCACCGCAACCTTCGCAGGCACCGACAGCTATGGCAGTTCAAGTGCAACAACCTACATGTCCGCAGTTTATCCCCCCGACAACAGCACACCGGTACCAACACCTGAACCTCCATCAATGGCTGACCTGTATTTCGTACCTGCTATCGCTGGCATGATGGCGATGATTCTGATAATCGGCGCCGTACTTGCCATCTTAGTGCTGAAGAAGCGTCCATAG